From Pongo pygmaeus isolate AG05252 chromosome 1, NHGRI_mPonPyg2-v2.0_pri, whole genome shotgun sequence, one genomic window encodes:
- the LOC129006597 gene encoding uncharacterized protein LOC129006597: protein MANADFLFKKPPAPARGPPGRGALTLASWGLGIEVRRWRERGGASLLSHLGGGGGGGSGGGGGDDSPPASARDTRPGPAAAAAARLHESVLLLLLRPPLRLLLPPLPPLPPLPCGVASRRAPPPLPLQPLPDGRRLQPGRSRRRHHRCARSRNQLPPPPLRGRCGARRAGPPARPPRSLTGCPAGSRAVGPAHLPRGALTHCPGRLPRSSSSWFVPLRTPGYGRRVHVIGEGRQNVAWGVARPRCAPPIRTWAGSRACSLGVTRKVEGFFLAPRPSGLGSDPDGTGWPPRPVLGDFQLRSGNLGSSVLGCPS from the exons ATGGCCAACGCCgactttctctttaaaaa GCCCCCGGCGCCGGCGCGGGGGCCGCCCGGGAGGGGCGCACTCACGCTGGCGAGCTGGGGACTGGGCATTGAAGTCCGGCGGTGGCGGGAGCGAGGAGGCGCCTCTCTCCTCAGTCAcctcggcggcggcggcggcggcggtagcggtggcggcggcggcgacgaCTCCCCCCCAGCCTCGGCGCGCGACACCCGGCCCggcccggcggcggcggcggcggcgcgtcTCCACGAGTCcgtcttgctgctgctgctgcggcCGCCGCTGCGTCTCCTGCTGCCGCCGCTGCCTCCGCTGCCGCCGCTGCCCTGTGGCGTCGCCTCGCGCCGTGccccgccgccgctgccgctccAGCCGCTCCCGGACGGACGACGGTTACAGCCCGGCCGATCGCGCCGCCGCCACCACCGCTGCGCGCGCAGCCGGAACCAGCTCCCGCCGCCGCCCCTCAGGGGGCGCTGCGGGGCGCGGCGCGCGGGGCCGCCGGCCCGCCCTCCGCGTTCGCTGACTGGCTGCCCGGCCGGCTCGCGGGCAGTTGGGCCCGCCCACCTGCCCCGCGGGGCGCTGACCCACTGCCCTGGGCGCCTCCCCCGCTCCTCCTCCTCGTGGTTCGTTCCGCTCCGCACTCCCGGCTACGGAAGGCGAGTCCATGTGATCGGGGAGGGAAGGCAGAACGTGGCCTGGGGAGTCGCTCGCCCACGCTGCGCCCCGCCCATCCGCACCTGGGCTGGGTCGAGGGCCTGCAGCCTAGGTGTGACCCGCAAGGTCGAAGGGTTCTTTCTCGCTCCTAGGCCATCAGGCCTGGGGTCAGATCCTGATGGGACGGGGTGGCCACCACGTCCTGTGCTTGGGGATTTCCAACTCAGAAGTGGGAACCTGGGCAGCTCAGTTCTTGGCTGCCCTTCCTGA